CCGTAAGAATGTGACCGCAAAATGCTACGGGGGCGATATTACTCGTAAGCGGAAGCTGCTAGAGAAACAAAAAGAGGGAAAGAAAAGGATGAAGACAATTGGTAGAGTGAGCATCCCGCCGGAGGCATTCATGGAAATCCTAAAGGCCTACTAGACCAGTTCCTCTCTTGCTTCTATTCTTTCCTCGATGCTTTTTTTCTTCACCCCTCGTTATATTAAGAAAGCAAGGCGGAGGCTATGCGTGGTTTACAAGGCACTGCGCTATCAGAAGGATCTGCTTACTCCTAGGCAACTGCGAAGGCTAAGGGAGGACATTCTTCAACTACAGGCGGCAATACGACAGGGAGAAAAAAATAGCGTCATTTTTTCCATGCAGGCCCTAGAGAAATACACTCTCCAAGTAATGCCGCGGCGTAACTACGCAGGCTGGCGTGAGAACGTAGAAATGATTCTAGTGGCTGTCGTTCTAGCGGCCAGCATACGAGCGTATTTCCTCCAGCCATTTAAAATTCCTAGCGGTTCCATGCAACCTACCCTCTTTGGAATTGTAGGACAACCTTCCCCTAGTCCTCCACCTCCCCTACCTGCTCGAATCCTAGAGTTCATTGTGTATGGACGCTCATATCTTAATGTTATCGCCCAGTTTGATGAGACCATCCTCCACATAGAGGAACACCGGTTCCTCAACTTTTTTACTTTTACACAGCTCAAGGGAACCAAGCATACCTACTGGACTTTTGCTCCATCTTCCACGCTTTATTCTTGCTTCGGTGTAAGTGAGGGACGCTTCTACAGGCATGGACAAGCCATTGCTCGTGGTATGGTAACATCAGGTGACCAGTTGTTTGTAGACAAACTTGGGTACCATTTCACCTCTCCTAGGCGAGGTGATATTTTTGTATTTAGGACGCTAAACATCCCAAAAATCCGGTCTCGACGCCTGGAGCACGCTGCCTTCGAGCATTATATAAAACGCCTGGTAGGAGTTCCAGGCGATACCCTGCGTATTGATTCCCCTCTTCTCTTTGTTAACGGGCAAGTAGCCCTCGAAGCTAGACTACGGCAGGTGATGAGTTGCGAAAACGGATTTCAAGGATATGCAAACGTCCCCTCCTCTCTGTATCTTGCTACACCACAGGAAACCTTTACCGTACCCCCCAATAGTTACTTTGCGCTGGGAGACAACAGCTACAATTCCAGTGATAGTCGGGAGTGGGGGGTTGTCCCACGGGGAAGCGTAGTAGGTCGAGCCCTGTTTATTCTGTGGCCGTTTAGCTCACGATGGGGATGGATCCATTAAGATGGACTCCGATTGTAAGAACGGAGAGC
This DNA window, taken from Candidatus Xiphinematobacter sp., encodes the following:
- the lepB gene encoding signal peptidase I, yielding MLFFFTPRYIKKARRRLCVVYKALRYQKDLLTPRQLRRLREDILQLQAAIRQGEKNSVIFSMQALEKYTLQVMPRRNYAGWRENVEMILVAVVLAASIRAYFLQPFKIPSGSMQPTLFGIVGQPSPSPPPPLPARILEFIVYGRSYLNVIAQFDETILHIEEHRFLNFFTFTQLKGTKHTYWTFAPSSTLYSCFGVSEGRFYRHGQAIARGMVTSGDQLFVDKLGYHFTSPRRGDIFVFRTLNIPKIRSRRLEHAAFEHYIKRLVGVPGDTLRIDSPLLFVNGQVALEARLRQVMSCENGFQGYANVPSSLYLATPQETFTVPPNSYFALGDNSYNSSDSREWGVVPRGSVVGRALFILWPFSSRWGWIH